The DNA sequence GCGCTTCACCCGGCAGGATCTCAATGTTGCCGCAGGCAAAATGCTGGCGATTTTCGTCCAGCAGCCGCAGGGCTGCGGGATTGCGTTCGATGGCGGTGACCTGCAGAGAGGGATACTGCAGCGCCGCCTCGATCGACACGCTGCCGGTACCGGCGCCGATATCAATCAGGTGGCTGGCCCGGTGCAGTTCCAGTTTGGCCAGCGCCAGCGCGCGAACCGCCTCTTTGGTCATCGGTACCTTCTCGCCGCGCAGAAAAAGCTCATCTTTCATCGAGGATCACCACCGCATTCATCTCATATTCGCCGTCGACCGCACTGACCGGTAGCCAATGGATCCGCTCGTTGTGCATCGCCAGATTTTCGCCAATCACCATCCAGCGATATCCTTTACCCCGCGCCGTCAGCTGGGCAGCGATTTCCCGCGGCCCGCAGCGCCCGTCGGTCACCATCGCCACCTTGCGCTGACGCGCCAGCTCATCAAAACAGACCTCCCGCCCGTGGCTGCTGGTCAGCCAGATATCGTTCATATCGATGCCAGCCTTTGCGCACAGATACTGCACCGCGCTGATGCCGGGGATAATGCGCACGCGATTGATGCCAAAGTGGGCAACCAGCCGCGTACCGATGCCGTAAAACAGCGGGTCGCCGGAGGCCAGCACCACCACCCTTTGCGCTTCACGTTCGCCGATCCACTCCAGCAGCTCGGCAATATTGGCGCCCAGCGCAAACTGCTCGCCGCGAAACCCGGGGAACTGCTGCAAATGCCGCTTGCCGCCCACCAGCGCATCCGCACTGGCGACCGCTTCCTGCGCCGCCGGCGTCATCAAATGCAGGCCTGACGGCCCCATGCCGACTACCGTTAACATGACATCTCCCGCGCAATCACGGCCACCGGGCGGTTGCTGCCGAGGACTTTGTTATCAAAGGAGAACATGATGGCGTCGCAGACGGGCGGCGTTTTGGTAAAGCGCAGCATCTGCGTCACCCGCAGGCAAATGCGTTCGGCAAGATGGTTATAGATATGCTGAAAACCGTACGCGTCGATGTGCTCCATTGCCGCTTCGGTGGTATCGCATTCGCTGACCAGCTGCAGAAGCGCCAGCGGCGCGCCGAGCAGCGCCAGATGCGCGACCAGCGTTTCCATGCGCGCATCGGCGATATGGCTGTGGGTGTGAAATATCCCGGCGGCGACTTTAATCAGCTTGCCGGGGTGGCCAATCAACACAATCTGACGGAACCCGAGGCGCACGGCCTCTTCAATCATGTAGCCGACGAAGTTGCTCATGGTGACCACTACCTGCGAGTCGATGCCCATCTGCTCGCGTACGAAGCGTTCTCCGTGGTTGCCCGGCACCAGCACCACTCGCTCCAGGCCCGCCGCGCGCTTAATTTCCAGCTCCAGCGACAGCGAGCGCTTCCAGCTCTCTTCCGACATCGGCGTCACGATACCGGTGGTGCCAATAATCGAAATGCCGCCCAGGATACCCAGCCGCGAGTTATAGGTCTTCTGCGCCCGCGCCTCGCCCTCCGGGGCAAAAATCTCTACCGTCGCCCCGCGCGACGGGCCAATCGCTTCGCGCACCGCCAACTCAATGGTGTGGCGCGGGGTGCGGTTAATCGCCGGGCTGCCGATGGGCAGGCCAATTCCTTTGCGGGTCACGGTGCCGACGCCCTCGCCGCCGCGCAGGGTAATCTCGCCGGAGTCATCGAGCGCCACGCGGGCGAAAATCAGCATCCCGTGGGTGGCGTCAACATCGTCGCCGCCGTCTTTGCGAATCGCGGCGATCGCCTGCTGCCCTTCAACGTGCGGCGACTCGACGTTAAGGCACAGAGTGACGCCGGAAG is a window from the Klebsiella oxytoca genome containing:
- a CDS encoding cobalt-precorrin-7 (C(5))-methyltransferase; amino-acid sequence: MLTVVGMGPSGLHLMTPAAQEAVASADALVGGKRHLQQFPGFRGEQFALGANIAELLEWIGEREAQRVVVLASGDPLFYGIGTRLVAHFGINRVRIIPGISAVQYLCAKAGIDMNDIWLTSSHGREVCFDELARQRKVAMVTDGRCGPREIAAQLTARGKGYRWMVIGENLAMHNERIHWLPVSAVDGEYEMNAVVILDER
- the cbiD gene encoding cobalt-precorrin-5B (C(1))-methyltransferase CbiD → MSEQSFDAPVWHNGKALRKGYTTGSCATAAAKVAALMVMRQHLIHQVSIITPSGVTLCLNVESPHVEGQQAIAAIRKDGGDDVDATHGMLIFARVALDDSGEITLRGGEGVGTVTRKGIGLPIGSPAINRTPRHTIELAVREAIGPSRGATVEIFAPEGEARAQKTYNSRLGILGGISIIGTTGIVTPMSEESWKRSLSLELEIKRAAGLERVVLVPGNHGERFVREQMGIDSQVVVTMSNFVGYMIEEAVRLGFRQIVLIGHPGKLIKVAAGIFHTHSHIADARMETLVAHLALLGAPLALLQLVSECDTTEAAMEHIDAYGFQHIYNHLAERICLRVTQMLRFTKTPPVCDAIMFSFDNKVLGSNRPVAVIAREMSC